A window from Citrus sinensis cultivar Valencia sweet orange chromosome 5, DVS_A1.0, whole genome shotgun sequence encodes these proteins:
- the LOC102620620 gene encoding uncharacterized protein LOC102620620 isoform X2: MFLVSYGLRIIRKMGSIGEDELDQMVKDYIESAGSSSSSFSVSSSKHSLHQSTYLSLQEVLGKRTDDEVEICEKTSMYLDKNIGESPRNQKKWLVMKLKMDGYDASLCKSTSTCSFSQGNYEYVEVLMRDKKLNGGVPTRLIVDMDFRSQFEVARPTRAYKELIDALPSIFVGTEKKLKEIVSLLCPACRKSLKETGLHIPPWRSASYMQSKWLSTNCKKVTFSPNNELGVDQSEEKSTSTCCPFIF; this comes from the exons ATGTTCTTAGTTTCGTACGGTCTAAGAATCATCAGAAAAATGGGCAGCATAGGAGAAGACGAGCTTGATCAAATGGTCAAAGACTACATTGAATCTGCAGGCTCTTCATCTTCGAGTTTCTCAGTATCATCTTCTAAACATTCTCTTCATCAATCCACATATCTCAGTTTACAG GAAGTTCTTGGGAAACGCACTGATGATGAAGTAGAGATTTGTGAGAAGACATCCATGTATTTGGACAAAAATATAGGAGAGAGTCcaagaaatcaaaagaaatgGCTTgtgatgaaattgaaaatggatGGCTATGATGCTTCCCTTTGCAAATCTACATCCACTTGTAGCTTCTCTCAAG GTAATTACGAGTACGTTGAAGTTTTGATGAGGGACAAGAAATTAAATGGTGGGGTACCAACAAGGTTGATAGTGGACATGGATTTTAGGTCACAGTTTGAAGTGGCAAGGCCAACGAGAGCTTACAAAGAGCTTATTGACGCTCTTCCTTCAATCTTTGTTGGCACTGAGAAGAAGTTGAAAGAGATAGTATCTTTGCTTTGCCCTGCTTGCAGAAAATCACTCAAAGAGACGGGGCTTCACATTCCTCCATGGAGAAGTGCTAGTTACATGCAGTCAAAATGGCTCTCAACAAATTGCAAGAAAGTAACATTTTCACCGAACAATGAATTGGGGGTGGACCAAAGTGAAGAAAAAAGCACTTCAACATGCTgtccttttatattttag
- the LOC102620620 gene encoding uncharacterized protein LOC102620620 isoform X1 → MFLVSYGLRIIRKMGSIGEDELDQMVKDYIESAGSSSSSFSVSSSKHSLHQSTYLSLQEVLGKRTDDEVEICEKTSMYLDKNIGESPRNQKKWLVMKLKMDGYDASLCKSTSTCSFSQVFRFTGNYEYVEVLMRDKKLNGGVPTRLIVDMDFRSQFEVARPTRAYKELIDALPSIFVGTEKKLKEIVSLLCPACRKSLKETGLHIPPWRSASYMQSKWLSTNCKKVTFSPNNELGVDQSEEKSTSTCCPFIF, encoded by the exons ATGTTCTTAGTTTCGTACGGTCTAAGAATCATCAGAAAAATGGGCAGCATAGGAGAAGACGAGCTTGATCAAATGGTCAAAGACTACATTGAATCTGCAGGCTCTTCATCTTCGAGTTTCTCAGTATCATCTTCTAAACATTCTCTTCATCAATCCACATATCTCAGTTTACAG GAAGTTCTTGGGAAACGCACTGATGATGAAGTAGAGATTTGTGAGAAGACATCCATGTATTTGGACAAAAATATAGGAGAGAGTCcaagaaatcaaaagaaatgGCTTgtgatgaaattgaaaatggatGGCTATGATGCTTCCCTTTGCAAATCTACATCCACTTGTAGCTTCTCTCAAG TTTTCCGATTTACAGGTAATTACGAGTACGTTGAAGTTTTGATGAGGGACAAGAAATTAAATGGTGGGGTACCAACAAGGTTGATAGTGGACATGGATTTTAGGTCACAGTTTGAAGTGGCAAGGCCAACGAGAGCTTACAAAGAGCTTATTGACGCTCTTCCTTCAATCTTTGTTGGCACTGAGAAGAAGTTGAAAGAGATAGTATCTTTGCTTTGCCCTGCTTGCAGAAAATCACTCAAAGAGACGGGGCTTCACATTCCTCCATGGAGAAGTGCTAGTTACATGCAGTCAAAATGGCTCTCAACAAATTGCAAGAAAGTAACATTTTCACCGAACAATGAATTGGGGGTGGACCAAAGTGAAGAAAAAAGCACTTCAACATGCTgtccttttatattttag